One genomic region from Spirosoma sp. KCTC 42546 encodes:
- a CDS encoding PQQ-binding-like beta-propeller repeat protein, translating to MKRTKTVRNRSTVLGAVTLSVATSILAGIVAFRSSDDGGTLTKEGVKPYTDWTIYGGGSENIKYSALDQINTSNVKNLQVAWEYASGEASPTNTTDMKTNPIIVNGIMYGLNPQLKLFALDAATGKVKWVYDPGSIPEKGKNAGRGPFGPSTKICRGVTYYNGGKNDQRILYTPGGGHMLYCINALTGKVIPTFGTNGHIDLHDELDMENAHDLHISNTSPGIIYKNLIIMGSRLAEAAEAAPGHIRAFDVHTGKRKWIFHTIPHPGEPGYETWQSPGAYKYVGGANAWGGFSLDEKRGLVFAGTGSATPDFYGGNRKGDNLYANSILALDAATGKLKWHFQTVHHDLWDWDHAAHPILVTVKKDGKPVDAVVQITKQGFIFMFNRETGEPIHPINEIPVPKSELAGEWTSPTQPVPSFFKPFVRQQLTEADLLKEGIPDSSYQDILKKFRSYKTDNMWNPPSLQGTIESPGWNGGAEWGGPTFDPTSGIMYINANESPWVMKMQEVKKGEMIAKQTNFEAGQMLYQQNCSGCHGRDRRAGETNKALTANPSLVGIAENSNLKPGQKYDEASFKSLISSGRNNMPPFGHLSAEQKTALAAFILNLDKIKDQPFKDLNTKEEPEHFRTPYSFAGGPYGIGKFLTKEGFPAVKTPWGHLSAVDLNTGKELWKQPLGDYPEMKAKGIRSGSENFGGSVVTAGGLVFIAATRDEMFRAFDKKTGELLWEVKIPAAGIATPAIYQVNGKQFVVIACGGGGKQRTKSGDKYVAFALPASKK from the coding sequence ATGAAACGTACTAAAACTGTAAGAAACCGAAGTACGGTTTTGGGAGCAGTGACCCTTTCAGTTGCCACCAGTATTCTTGCTGGAATAGTGGCCTTCCGAAGTTCCGATGATGGGGGTACATTAACAAAGGAGGGAGTAAAACCCTATACCGACTGGACAATTTATGGAGGGGGAAGTGAAAACATCAAATACTCGGCCCTGGATCAGATCAATACCAGCAACGTGAAAAATCTACAGGTAGCCTGGGAATATGCATCTGGTGAGGCCTCCCCAACCAATACCACCGACATGAAGACCAATCCCATTATTGTCAATGGGATCATGTATGGCCTTAACCCGCAGTTGAAACTGTTCGCCTTAGATGCCGCTACAGGAAAAGTAAAGTGGGTGTACGATCCCGGCAGCATTCCCGAAAAGGGAAAGAATGCGGGGCGGGGACCCTTTGGCCCGTCTACCAAAATTTGCCGGGGTGTTACGTATTATAACGGCGGGAAGAATGATCAGCGGATTCTCTACACACCAGGTGGCGGGCATATGTTGTACTGCATTAATGCGCTGACGGGCAAGGTCATCCCAACCTTTGGCACCAATGGGCACATTGATCTACACGATGAGCTGGATATGGAAAACGCCCACGATCTGCATATTTCCAACACCAGTCCCGGTATTATTTATAAGAACCTGATCATAATGGGCTCGCGGTTAGCCGAAGCCGCAGAGGCAGCACCCGGTCATATCCGGGCTTTTGATGTGCATACCGGAAAACGCAAATGGATATTTCATACAATCCCACATCCAGGTGAACCGGGCTATGAAACCTGGCAGAGTCCAGGGGCTTATAAATACGTTGGCGGGGCCAATGCCTGGGGTGGCTTTAGCCTGGATGAAAAACGAGGGCTGGTTTTTGCCGGAACGGGTTCGGCTACGCCCGATTTTTACGGAGGTAATCGAAAAGGAGATAATCTATACGCCAATTCGATATTGGCCCTTGATGCGGCTACTGGCAAACTGAAATGGCATTTCCAGACCGTTCACCACGATCTGTGGGATTGGGACCATGCCGCACACCCCATACTGGTCACGGTCAAAAAGGATGGCAAACCCGTGGATGCCGTTGTCCAGATCACCAAGCAAGGCTTCATCTTTATGTTCAATCGGGAGACGGGTGAGCCAATCCATCCCATCAACGAGATTCCGGTACCCAAATCCGAACTGGCAGGCGAATGGACCTCCCCAACGCAACCAGTACCCTCTTTCTTCAAACCATTTGTCCGGCAGCAACTTACGGAAGCGGATCTATTAAAAGAAGGCATTCCTGATTCCTCGTATCAGGACATTCTAAAAAAATTTCGCTCCTATAAAACCGATAACATGTGGAATCCGCCGTCGCTTCAGGGTACCATTGAAAGTCCAGGCTGGAACGGCGGAGCCGAGTGGGGTGGTCCCACCTTTGATCCAACGTCAGGCATCATGTACATCAACGCTAATGAATCGCCCTGGGTCATGAAAATGCAGGAAGTCAAAAAAGGGGAGATGATCGCAAAGCAAACCAACTTCGAAGCTGGCCAGATGCTGTATCAACAGAATTGCAGTGGTTGCCACGGGAGGGACAGAAGGGCGGGAGAAACGAACAAGGCACTAACTGCGAATCCATCGCTGGTAGGCATTGCCGAAAACAGCAATTTGAAGCCGGGTCAGAAATACGATGAGGCATCCTTTAAAAGCCTCATCAGCTCTGGTCGAAATAATATGCCCCCATTTGGTCACCTGAGCGCTGAGCAGAAAACGGCACTGGCTGCCTTCATTTTGAATCTGGACAAGATCAAGGATCAACCCTTTAAAGATCTGAATACCAAGGAAGAGCCGGAGCATTTCAGAACGCCCTACAGCTTTGCCGGTGGGCCTTACGGTATCGGGAAATTTCTGACGAAGGAAGGATTTCCAGCGGTTAAGACGCCTTGGGGCCATTTGTCGGCTGTCGATCTGAATACCGGTAAAGAACTTTGGAAACAGCCCCTGGGGGATTATCCCGAGATGAAGGCCAAAGGCATTCGTTCCGGAAGTGAAAACTTCGGTGGATCGGTCGTAACGGCGGGTGGATTGGTCTTCATTGCCGCTACCCGAGATGAAATGTTTCGGGCATTCGATAAGAAGACCGGTGAGCTGCTTTGGGAGGTAAAAATCCCCGCTGCTGGCATTGCGACGCCTGCGATCTACCAGGTGAATGGAAAACAGTTTGTAGTCATCGCGTGTGGTGGTGGGGGTAAACAACGAACCAAATCAGGCGATAAATACGTGGCGTTTGCTTTACCTGCCTCGAAAAAATAG
- a CDS encoding DUF1080 domain-containing protein, with translation MKKILNLVLMLVNLTMIGLPALAQKPEGDWQILFNGKDFTGWKHLNGNHKVEVKEGMIVGTVVPGEPNGFLCTEQEFGDFILELDVSIDTTMNNSGIQFRSLSNLDYLNYRLHGYQMEVDPKPQRWSGSIYDEARRGWLYTTELNVSSKTAFKNNAWNHYRIECFGTSNRTWVNGVPVSHLIDDETLKGMIGLQLHSNNPNDPIPPGNHQIRFKNIRIKTSNIKPSPPDDIFIVNLIPNDLSAAEKRAGYRSLFDGKTAQGLSGADNSTFPKSDWVIEQGTLTIKESKRKEKKSVFLKNPYAAFELKFEFRLAEGADSGVKYLLSNPEETAEGLEFQIQDDMLPGNVPRGTDLTALGSVKGLAESKQTIFSKRRIGLWSNAMIRVYPDNRVEHWINGFKMAEYKGKSHDKGFIMLENNGLSVSYRSIKIKELR, from the coding sequence ATGAAAAAAATACTAAATCTAGTACTAATGCTGGTAAACCTGACCATGATAGGTTTACCAGCATTAGCGCAGAAGCCCGAAGGGGACTGGCAAATCCTGTTTAACGGGAAAGATTTCACCGGATGGAAGCACTTGAACGGCAATCACAAAGTGGAAGTAAAAGAAGGTATGATTGTCGGTACGGTGGTTCCGGGTGAACCTAACGGATTTCTGTGTACGGAACAGGAGTTCGGTGATTTTATTCTGGAACTGGATGTATCGATCGACACGACGATGAACAACTCCGGTATTCAGTTTCGGAGTTTGAGCAACCTTGATTACCTGAATTATCGGTTGCATGGGTATCAAATGGAAGTCGACCCCAAGCCGCAGCGGTGGAGTGGGAGCATCTACGACGAAGCTCGTCGTGGCTGGCTGTATACGACCGAGTTGAATGTATCGTCCAAAACTGCCTTTAAAAATAATGCCTGGAACCACTACCGCATTGAATGCTTCGGTACCAGTAACCGCACCTGGGTAAACGGCGTGCCGGTGTCACATTTGATTGATGACGAGACACTTAAGGGGATGATCGGTTTGCAGCTGCACAGCAATAACCCAAACGATCCGATTCCCCCCGGCAACCACCAGATCCGCTTTAAGAATATCAGGATCAAAACCAGTAACATCAAACCCTCGCCACCCGACGATATATTTATCGTGAACCTGATCCCCAATGATCTTTCAGCAGCGGAAAAACGAGCGGGATATCGTTCACTTTTTGATGGAAAAACGGCGCAGGGCCTCTCCGGAGCCGATAACTCAACATTTCCAAAATCGGATTGGGTGATAGAACAGGGTACACTGACGATTAAAGAGTCGAAACGGAAAGAGAAGAAAAGTGTGTTTCTGAAAAATCCCTATGCCGCTTTTGAATTGAAATTTGAATTCAGACTGGCAGAAGGAGCGGATAGTGGCGTAAAATACCTGTTGTCCAATCCAGAGGAAACTGCGGAGGGCCTCGAATTTCAAATTCAGGATGATATGCTGCCCGGTAACGTGCCCAGGGGAACAGATCTCACCGCGTTGGGCTCAGTGAAGGGGTTGGCGGAGTCGAAGCAAACGATTTTCTCAAAACGCCGGATCGGGCTGTGGAGCAATGCGATGATCCGCGTTTATCCTGACAACCGCGTCGAGCATTGGATCAACGGATTTAAAATGGCGGAGTACAAAGGCAAGTCGCATGATAAGGGGTTTATTATGTTGGAAAACAACGGATTATCGGTTTCGTACCGGAGTATTAAGATCAAAGAATTACGCTGA
- a CDS encoding PmoA family protein — protein sequence MHIGRGLAIFVLIMCSIVPGFGQKSKKNSLEIVIESDTSFSIYKGKVKQLVLTQVAKPTERPYIHPIMAPDGQSPVTEFRPNHHLHQTGLFWGLKRVNGRDYFMKWKGDYWKRVSTKITKRQGKQVAWQTVYNVLDSTGQTALVETQNWTFQEVDGKFVLDFEWKGQAQTDVTMGKFYVGGLFIRMPWTKDLAGEVINASGQINKQAEAQKSDWLDVGIQRKGRSDMAHFTLLDNPQNNAFPTPWRVDNEFGVGPSRQIMEDWSIAKGATETIRYRILIYTGLINQAQIRAVAKAYQQRYAR from the coding sequence ATGCATATAGGTAGAGGGCTCGCCATTTTTGTTCTGATTATGTGCAGTATTGTTCCTGGTTTTGGGCAAAAGTCGAAAAAGAACAGCCTTGAAATCGTCATAGAATCAGATACTTCGTTTTCCATTTACAAAGGCAAGGTAAAGCAACTGGTCTTGACGCAAGTAGCCAAACCGACCGAGCGCCCCTATATTCATCCCATAATGGCACCCGATGGTCAAAGTCCGGTAACCGAGTTTCGTCCCAATCATCACCTTCACCAGACGGGCCTATTCTGGGGTCTTAAGCGAGTGAACGGACGGGATTACTTTATGAAGTGGAAAGGCGATTACTGGAAGCGCGTTTCGACCAAAATAACAAAAAGACAAGGGAAACAGGTTGCCTGGCAAACCGTCTATAACGTACTGGATTCAACGGGCCAAACGGCGCTAGTGGAAACGCAAAACTGGACGTTTCAGGAAGTCGACGGAAAATTTGTGCTCGATTTCGAATGGAAAGGTCAGGCCCAGACGGATGTTACGATGGGGAAATTTTACGTGGGTGGGCTGTTTATACGGATGCCTTGGACAAAGGACCTTGCCGGGGAAGTCATTAATGCGTCGGGTCAGATCAATAAGCAGGCCGAAGCACAAAAAAGCGATTGGCTGGATGTCGGTATTCAGCGGAAAGGCCGCTCCGACATGGCGCATTTCACCCTGCTTGACAACCCGCAAAACAACGCGTTTCCAACGCCCTGGCGGGTCGATAATGAATTCGGCGTTGGGCCTTCTCGCCAGATCATGGAAGACTGGAGCATAGCCAAAGGAGCCACCGAAACAATTCGTTACCGCATCCTGATTTATACGGGACTGATCAATCAAGCGCAAATCCGTGCTGTTGCCAAAGCCTATCAGCAGCGTTACGCACGTTAA
- a CDS encoding sugar MFS transporter — MEHINVNRSRLFQASCFALITTAFSFSIRAGILPQLGKEFGLTAEQLGFINSMFFFGFPISMIIGGLLYHSMGPKRIMRVAFVAHTIGIVLTLYAEGYTGLLISTFFIGFGNGCTEAACNPMIADMFSGTLMNKMLNRFHMWFPGGIVIGSLISKFMTDAGLSWQAQIWVIMMPTVLYIILFVGQAFPQPKVEGATSLAQNARALLTPLYLFIFCCMALTAITEFGPQQWVGLIMSKSGASPMLILALVTGLMAIGRFFAGPVVHKLDQTSILLGSSVFALIGIYLFSTQTGSAAYVAAIFFAIGVCYFWPTMIGFVADHIPLSGALGMSIVGGVGMFSTAIFQPIIGRWIDGARTELASVDMRGESLELAAGQATLAKMTTFPIILIIAFTILWFVMRNRKARVTTKAFAATDY; from the coding sequence ATGGAACACATAAACGTGAATAGGTCCCGGCTATTTCAAGCTAGCTGTTTTGCCCTGATTACGACGGCCTTTTCCTTCAGTATTCGCGCGGGTATATTACCCCAGTTAGGAAAAGAGTTTGGCTTAACTGCTGAGCAATTGGGGTTCATTAATTCCATGTTTTTTTTCGGATTCCCCATTTCCATGATTATTGGTGGCTTACTCTATCATAGCATGGGGCCTAAACGCATCATGCGCGTCGCGTTTGTAGCCCACACCATCGGTATTGTCTTAACCCTTTATGCAGAAGGCTATACCGGTCTACTGATCTCGACGTTTTTTATCGGTTTCGGCAATGGCTGCACGGAAGCGGCCTGCAACCCCATGATTGCCGATATGTTTTCCGGCACGCTGATGAACAAAATGCTGAATCGGTTTCACATGTGGTTTCCCGGCGGTATTGTCATCGGCAGCTTAATTTCCAAATTCATGACCGACGCAGGCCTTTCCTGGCAGGCTCAGATTTGGGTGATCATGATGCCTACGGTGCTGTATATTATCCTATTCGTTGGACAGGCCTTTCCTCAGCCTAAAGTGGAAGGGGCTACCTCATTGGCCCAGAATGCACGGGCTTTACTCACTCCTTTGTATCTGTTTATTTTCTGCTGCATGGCGTTAACGGCCATTACTGAATTTGGTCCCCAGCAGTGGGTGGGTTTGATCATGAGTAAGAGCGGGGCCAGTCCCATGCTCATTTTAGCGTTGGTAACGGGATTAATGGCCATCGGACGCTTTTTTGCTGGTCCGGTCGTTCATAAACTGGATCAAACCAGTATCCTGTTAGGTTCTTCTGTTTTTGCGTTGATTGGTATTTACTTGTTCAGTACCCAAACGGGATCTGCCGCTTATGTAGCCGCCATTTTTTTTGCCATTGGCGTTTGTTACTTCTGGCCCACCATGATTGGCTTTGTAGCCGACCATATTCCGCTCAGCGGAGCACTGGGTATGTCAATCGTTGGGGGTGTCGGTATGTTTTCAACGGCTATTTTTCAGCCCATCATCGGCCGATGGATCGATGGGGCACGGACCGAATTAGCCTCTGTGGACATGCGGGGAGAAAGTCTGGAATTAGCCGCCGGCCAAGCCACGCTCGCCAAAATGACGACCTTTCCTATTATCCTGATTATTGCCTTCACGATTCTCTGGTTTGTTATGCGGAACCGAAAAGCACGGGTAACAACGAAAGCCTTTGCCGCAACGGACTATTAG
- a CDS encoding Gfo/Idh/MocA family protein gives MSRKLNVAIVGLGFGAEFIPIYQRHPNANMYAICQRNVQKLHEIGDAYGIDKRYSNYDELLADPDVDAVHINSPIPNHAEHSLKALRAGKHVACTVPMATTVDECLEIVRVTNETGKKYMMMETVVYSREFLFVKELYEKGELGKVQFLKASHQQDMDGWPDYWPGLPPMHYATHCVGPVAGLLKLEAEYVSCFGSGTIREELAKIHNSPFAVESAHIKFKNSDLSAYVYRSLFDVARQYRESFEVYGDKKSFEWPLIEDEKPVIHTAKKPEPEIPEEVVVPDYAHYLPREIAGFTTKGVYDADDQQHLSFTQGGGHGGSHPHMVHEFLSAIIEDRDPFPNASQSANWTSVGILAHESALKGGQLVPIPDFSAV, from the coding sequence ATGTCAAGAAAATTGAATGTTGCCATCGTAGGATTAGGTTTTGGAGCCGAATTTATCCCCATTTATCAGCGTCATCCCAACGCGAATATGTACGCGATCTGCCAGCGAAATGTCCAAAAGCTACATGAGATCGGGGATGCCTACGGCATTGACAAACGCTATAGCAATTACGACGAGCTACTGGCGGATCCTGATGTTGACGCCGTTCATATTAACTCGCCCATTCCCAATCATGCCGAGCATAGTTTGAAAGCCTTACGAGCGGGCAAGCATGTGGCTTGCACAGTTCCTATGGCAACAACCGTCGACGAGTGTTTGGAAATTGTCCGGGTTACCAACGAAACGGGCAAAAAATACATGATGATGGAAACGGTGGTGTACAGCCGGGAGTTTCTGTTCGTCAAAGAGTTGTACGAGAAAGGAGAGCTGGGTAAGGTACAATTCCTAAAAGCCAGTCACCAGCAGGATATGGACGGCTGGCCTGACTACTGGCCGGGTTTACCGCCCATGCACTACGCTACGCACTGCGTTGGACCGGTAGCCGGTCTATTAAAACTGGAAGCCGAATACGTGTCCTGTTTTGGCTCAGGGACCATTCGAGAGGAACTGGCGAAGATTCACAACTCACCCTTTGCTGTTGAATCGGCGCATATCAAGTTCAAAAACAGTGATTTATCGGCTTATGTGTATCGCTCGCTGTTCGATGTAGCCCGGCAGTACCGGGAAAGCTTTGAGGTCTATGGCGACAAAAAGTCGTTTGAATGGCCTTTGATTGAAGATGAAAAGCCGGTTATTCACACGGCTAAAAAGCCAGAACCCGAAATTCCGGAGGAGGTTGTCGTTCCCGATTATGCCCACTACCTGCCCAGGGAAATTGCTGGATTTACGACAAAGGGAGTGTATGATGCCGATGATCAGCAACACCTGTCGTTTACTCAGGGCGGTGGTCATGGAGGTTCTCATCCGCACATGGTCCATGAGTTTTTATCCGCCATTATAGAAGACCGGGACCCCTTCCCGAATGCTAGCCAATCGGCAAACTGGACGAGTGTCGGCATTTTGGCCCACGAATCCGCCCTAAAAGGTGGCCAGTTGGTGCCCATCCCTGATTTCAGTGCTGTTTAA
- a CDS encoding NADP-dependent glyceraldehyde-3-phosphate dehydrogenase yields MNPNASLLGLFPDDNDIPATIRLSAPVHQNKILINGELLPWEGPIQPVYSPIYTREKSGELTLIQIGSYPIGGPAEAQLALQSAVAAFDSGKGEWPSMAVHERIKRIWVLIQHMIRRKEDIVKLIVWEIGKTVKDADTEFERTIGYILDSIKALKKLTNESSQFIIQQNFIGQVKKVPHGVVLCMGPFNYPLNETFTTLIPALLMGNTVLFKPPKQGTLLFEPILEAFAEAFPKGVVNTVYGRGRDIVPTLMQSGNVDVLALIGSSKVADSLKKMHPKSNRLKSILGLDAKNAAIIFSDADIALAVKECVAGALTYNGQRCTALKILFVHARVVQEFNKRLIEEVDKLVVGMPWESGVTITPLAEPDKPAYLVGCIQDALDHGATVLNNGHDPEFVTGSLIKPTVLFPVNDQMIIYRDEQFGPLVPVVPFEDSQLPIDYITQSPYGQQVSLFSQDPITLSVMIDKLTGQVGRININAQCQRSPDSFPFSGRKDSAEGTLSIVDALNAFSVDSVVAMKQTTHNEQLLEAMLERDMSSRLSNRVVF; encoded by the coding sequence ATGAACCCAAACGCATCCTTACTGGGTCTTTTCCCAGACGATAATGACATACCGGCTACGATACGTTTGTCGGCCCCAGTTCACCAAAATAAAATCCTGATTAATGGCGAGTTATTGCCGTGGGAGGGCCCCATTCAGCCCGTCTATTCGCCTATTTATACCCGGGAAAAGTCTGGAGAGCTAACGCTAATCCAGATTGGCAGTTACCCAATTGGAGGACCGGCCGAAGCCCAGTTGGCGTTGCAGTCTGCCGTTGCAGCTTTTGATTCCGGTAAAGGTGAATGGCCGTCGATGGCTGTCCATGAACGGATTAAGCGAATTTGGGTGCTTATTCAACACATGATTCGGCGCAAGGAGGATATTGTCAAGCTGATCGTATGGGAAATTGGCAAGACGGTAAAAGATGCTGACACGGAATTTGAGCGCACCATTGGGTATATACTCGACAGTATTAAAGCGCTAAAAAAATTAACGAATGAATCGTCGCAGTTTATCATCCAGCAGAATTTTATTGGGCAGGTAAAAAAAGTGCCTCATGGCGTCGTCCTATGCATGGGGCCTTTTAACTACCCACTGAATGAAACGTTTACGACCTTGATCCCAGCGCTACTTATGGGGAACACGGTCCTGTTTAAGCCCCCCAAACAGGGAACGCTTTTATTTGAACCAATTCTGGAAGCCTTCGCCGAAGCTTTTCCCAAAGGAGTGGTCAATACCGTTTATGGACGTGGCCGGGATATTGTGCCAACACTGATGCAATCGGGTAATGTGGACGTGCTGGCCCTGATTGGCTCGAGTAAAGTGGCTGACAGCTTAAAGAAAATGCACCCGAAATCAAACCGACTGAAATCCATTTTAGGATTAGATGCCAAAAACGCAGCCATCATTTTTTCAGATGCGGATATAGCCTTAGCTGTCAAAGAATGTGTAGCTGGCGCCTTGACGTATAATGGTCAGCGTTGTACGGCGCTTAAAATTTTATTTGTCCACGCTAGGGTTGTCCAGGAATTCAATAAGCGACTGATTGAGGAAGTGGATAAACTAGTGGTGGGTATGCCGTGGGAAAGTGGTGTGACAATTACGCCCCTAGCGGAACCAGATAAACCAGCGTATTTAGTAGGCTGCATTCAAGATGCGTTGGATCATGGGGCAACGGTTTTAAATAATGGACATGATCCGGAATTCGTAACCGGTTCGCTAATTAAGCCGACGGTTCTTTTTCCTGTCAATGACCAGATGATTATTTATCGGGACGAGCAATTTGGGCCTTTGGTTCCAGTGGTTCCATTTGAGGATTCTCAATTGCCCATTGACTACATAACACAGTCTCCATATGGTCAGCAGGTTAGTTTATTTAGCCAGGATCCAATTACGCTTAGCGTCATGATCGATAAGTTGACTGGCCAGGTTGGCCGGATTAATATCAATGCGCAGTGCCAGCGTAGCCCGGATTCATTCCCATTTTCTGGCCGTAAGGATTCGGCGGAGGGTACACTTTCGATCGTCGATGCACTGAATGCGTTTTCAGTTGATTCAGTTGTAGCGATGAAACAGACGACGCACAATGAGCAATTGCTGGAAGCCATGTTGGAACGGGATATGTCGAGTCGACTTTCCAATCGAGTGGTTTTTTAG
- a CDS encoding xylulokinase codes for MPAYLLGYDIGSSSVKVALIEAKTGRLFASASSPDQEMTIQAPRSGWGEQHPDVWWQELVRATHRLKKAHSFESGDIVAIGIAYQMHGLVAVDKDHNVLRPAIIWCDSRAVAIGEQALHDLGEAYCLDTLLNSPGNFTASKLRWVKEHEPAVYEKIHKIMLPGDYIALRLTGEIQTTASGLSEGILWDFKNNQVAHHLLDYFGLDESLLSEVVPTFGYQAGMSAQAAEILGLKSGTPVTYRAGDQPNNAFSLNVLRSSEVAATAGTSGVVYGITKEISPDQVGRINTFVHVNNQPENPHLGVLACVNGTGILNSWLRRLVGNLPYNELNSLAAQAPIGADNLYFFPFGNGAERILGNANPGANLKNLSLLTHQIEHVVRAAQEGIVFALTMGLHIMESVGVSAKVVRAGQANMFLSPVFREAFVNTTGATLELYNTDGAQGAARGAGIGAGVYATFDEAFASLERVSLTEPDPNLQTAYTEAFNRWHSQLQRTELSNV; via the coding sequence ATGCCCGCTTATCTACTTGGATATGACATCGGTAGTTCATCCGTAAAAGTTGCCCTGATCGAGGCAAAAACAGGCCGTTTGTTCGCTTCGGCCAGCAGCCCTGACCAGGAAATGACCATTCAGGCACCCCGATCAGGTTGGGGAGAGCAGCATCCTGACGTCTGGTGGCAGGAACTCGTTCGAGCTACGCACCGATTAAAAAAGGCTCATTCGTTCGAATCAGGCGATATAGTAGCCATCGGTATTGCTTACCAAATGCATGGTTTAGTAGCCGTAGACAAAGACCATAACGTACTTCGACCAGCTATTATCTGGTGCGATAGCCGGGCCGTTGCCATTGGTGAGCAAGCCCTACACGATTTAGGTGAAGCCTATTGCCTGGATACTCTTCTCAATTCGCCAGGAAACTTTACGGCCTCCAAACTACGATGGGTAAAAGAGCACGAACCGGCTGTGTATGAGAAAATCCACAAAATCATGTTGCCCGGCGACTATATCGCCCTACGCCTAACGGGCGAAATACAAACAACCGCTTCGGGCTTATCGGAGGGAATCCTCTGGGATTTTAAGAATAACCAGGTCGCTCATCATCTGCTCGATTATTTTGGCCTTGATGAGTCCCTGCTGTCGGAGGTTGTTCCCACGTTTGGTTATCAGGCTGGAATGAGTGCTCAGGCGGCTGAAATACTAGGTCTCAAGTCGGGTACACCTGTTACCTACCGCGCTGGTGATCAGCCCAATAATGCGTTTTCGCTGAATGTGCTGCGATCCAGCGAAGTAGCCGCAACGGCTGGTACATCGGGGGTTGTTTACGGAATTACAAAGGAGATATCGCCCGATCAGGTGGGACGTATAAACACCTTCGTTCACGTAAATAACCAGCCTGAAAATCCCCATTTGGGGGTACTAGCCTGCGTTAACGGAACAGGCATTCTTAATAGCTGGTTACGCCGATTGGTTGGCAATCTTCCCTATAACGAATTGAATAGCCTGGCTGCTCAGGCCCCAATTGGGGCCGATAATCTTTATTTTTTTCCTTTCGGGAACGGTGCTGAACGCATTCTGGGCAATGCGAATCCCGGTGCTAATCTGAAAAATTTAAGCCTATTGACTCACCAGATTGAGCACGTCGTCAGAGCCGCTCAGGAGGGAATTGTATTCGCGCTGACGATGGGTTTGCACATTATGGAATCTGTGGGTGTATCGGCAAAGGTTGTACGGGCGGGGCAGGCTAATATGTTTCTGAGCCCAGTGTTTCGGGAAGCTTTCGTGAACACAACGGGCGCAACGCTGGAATTATACAATACCGACGGGGCGCAAGGAGCGGCTCGGGGTGCAGGCATTGGTGCAGGTGTTTACGCTACGTTCGATGAGGCCTTTGCCTCGCTGGAACGGGTTAGTCTGACCGAACCTGATCCCAATTTACAAACCGCGTATACCGAAGCTTTCAATCGATGGCATTCGCAACTACAACGAACCGAATTAAGCAACGTATAA
- a CDS encoding transketolase has protein sequence MKTDELQKVASQVRRDIVRMVHGVASGHPGGSLGCTDLLVGLYFQAMKLKTDEADLVVFDMGGTGEDMFFLSNGHISPVLYSVLAHRGYFPVSELATFRKLDSRLQGHPATAEHLPGIRIASGSLGQGLSAAAGAAFGKKIRKDSHLVYCLMGDGEQQEGQIWEAATFIPHKKLDNLIAIIDYNGQQIDGPTDVVLNNLDLGAKYEAFGWKVLHMDGNKMEEIVATLAKAKQASGHGIPVCIIMKTEMGQGVDFMMHTHKWHGTAPNNEQLANALAQLEETLGDY, from the coding sequence ATGAAAACGGATGAATTACAAAAAGTAGCTTCTCAAGTGCGTCGGGACATTGTTCGAATGGTGCATGGGGTAGCATCAGGCCATCCTGGTGGATCGCTGGGTTGCACCGATTTACTGGTAGGTCTCTATTTTCAGGCGATGAAGTTGAAAACAGATGAAGCAGACTTAGTCGTGTTTGATATGGGAGGGACGGGGGAGGATATGTTCTTTCTATCCAACGGCCATATTTCGCCTGTACTATACTCCGTACTGGCACACCGAGGTTACTTTCCAGTGAGCGAATTGGCGACGTTTCGCAAACTGGATTCCCGCCTTCAGGGACATCCGGCAACAGCAGAACATTTGCCGGGTATCCGAATTGCTTCCGGATCATTAGGCCAAGGGCTTTCGGCTGCTGCAGGGGCCGCTTTCGGCAAAAAAATACGAAAAGATTCGCATCTGGTGTACTGCCTGATGGGCGATGGCGAACAGCAGGAAGGTCAAATATGGGAAGCGGCCACTTTTATTCCCCATAAGAAACTAGACAACCTGATTGCAATCATTGATTATAACGGTCAGCAGATCGATGGCCCAACAGATGTAGTATTAAATAACCTTGACTTGGGTGCTAAGTACGAAGCTTTTGGCTGGAAAGTATTGCATATGGATGGCAATAAGATGGAAGAAATTGTCGCCACACTGGCTAAAGCTAAACAGGCAAGTGGTCATGGTATTCCCGTGTGTATTATCATGAAAACGGAAATGGGGCAGGGAGTTGATTTTATGATGCATACTCACAAATGGCACGGAACCGCTCCCAACAATGAGCAACTTGCGAATGCCTTAGCACAACTGGAAGAAACCCTCGGCGATTATTAA